The DNA region TGAAGCCGGCGCCTTCTCGGCTACCAAGAAAATGGTCCTCCTGAAGTAACGGCTTCCTCGCCCGACTCAACCAAACTTCAGGAATACACCACAAACCCTCCCAGCAATGGGAGGGTTTTTTTATGGGGAAGGAAAGGATTTGACCCTGTCCAATAAGACTTCGTATATTGTGCGAAGAGAGAATTATCATTAAGGGTCGTTCAGTCAAATTAACGACCGGAATATCCGTAATTCTGAGAAACATCAACTGTCAATCCGAAAGAAATAGTTAGTGCTGAAACTGGTAAGAAAAATCGGCGATAGAGAGTTGTCACTGGAGTTAGCCGCAGGCCGTTACATCATAGGACGGAGCGAGGAGTGCCATCTGGTGATTCCGGACCCGTCGGTCTCAAGACAGCATGCCGTCATCGAGATTCTCAATGGCAACAGTCAATTCCTCCTGACTGATTCCAACAGCCACAACGGCACTTTTATCAACAGCGTAAAACTGACGAAGCCGACTGCGATAAAAGCGGGCGACCGCATCTCGTTTGGAGCGGTTGATTTCACAGTGCAGGAAGCGGCCGATGTACCACACAAAACTGAAGACCGGGGCGCCGGTTTATCATCGGGCGAATCAAATCTGCAGACGTCCCGTGTTCTTCCCATAGACGAAGCCCTCAAACCACTCCCGGCGCGGATTGCCGATGCCCCGGAAGTGATGAATACCCTCATCGAGATGGCGAAAATCCTGGTGCTTCCGGGTCCCAAAGAAGAGATTCTCGACCATGCTCTGGAACTGGTGGCGCGCGTTTTCCCAGCCGAGAGATACGCCATACTTCTTAAGGACGGCAGCGATATGGGGGTTTGCTGCGCCTCGGCGATGACGGTTGAAGGGAAAAATCTCTGCGCATTCAGTCTGTCGAAAACGCTTATCCATGACATTATTTCCAACAAGAATTCGGTAGTGGTCAACGATATTCAACAGGCGCCGCGCTTTGCCCAACAGATGTCGATAGTCAGCCTCGGTATGCAATCGGCGGCGGCGGTGCCGCTTTTCGACGAAGGGGAAATCCTGGGGGTTCTTTATATCGACACGCGGAACCCGCGTCATCGGTACGGCGAAGATACGCTGCGTCTTCTGGCAACTTTCGGTAATCTGATTGCCTCGCGCCTGCTGAACTATTCTCTCCTGGAGGAACGGCAGCAGCGTCGGTTGATGGAAGCGGAGCTGGAGCGGGCATCATCGATACAATCAAGTCTCCTTCCGGCTAAGATTCCCGAAATTCCCGGATATGATGTCTGCGCATATCAGAAACAGTCGCAGCTGGTCGGGGGCGATTTTTATGATGTCGCCGCGCTTGCCGACGGACGGACAATCCTGATGGTCGGCGATGTCAGCGGTAAGGGAATGGGAGCGGCGCTTCTGATGTCGGATATTCTTGGCTCCTTCCGGGTGCTGTATTACGACCGGCAGTTTGAACTGTCGCGGGCGGTGGAGATAGTCTCGCGGGAGTTGTGCAAGCATAGCGCCGAGGACCATTTTGCGACGCTGTTTATAGGCATCCTCGATACTGAGCGACATACCCTTGAATATATCAATGCCGGGCATAATCCTCCCTATTTCTGCCGTCAGAATGGCGAGCGCTCTCCCCTGCACGGGACCGGTATAATGATGGGGGCGTTTGACGGAGTTTTTTGGGAGCAGAGGACAGTGGCGCTGGCGCCCGATGACTTACTTCTGATTTACACCGATGGCTTAACGGAAGCGCAGCGGGAGAGTGAGTTTTACGGAGAGGAGAGATTGCAGAAGTCATTGTCGAACTGCCATTGCCTTTCAGCCGCGGAGGTGATTGCCGCAGTGCGCGGGAATGTGGAGGAGTTTATCCTGGATACGCCATTGACGGATGATATTACGCTTCTGGTTCTGCGGCGGCGGGCATAAAATCAATCGACGTAACCTTGCGGAAGGGACCGAATTGGGGCGCAAAGTTGAAGATATCAGCAGTAATTTGTCCTGAGCGGCGCGGACAGGCGGCGTCAGTTCTCAGCCCGACAGGAGTCGGGCTTAGGAACTGACGCAACTCTTTGGGAAGACAGAATGGCGGCTGCCGCGACTTTGAATTCGATAGTGGGCGAACGCGCGGGTTCGCCCCTACGGATGATTGTCAAAACCCCCGCTCGCGCCACGCATGCACACATGGCTCGGGGGGATTTTGACCTACTCCGCTGACGCAACTTCTTGGATTACGCTACTGGCGTTGAAACTGAGAGGATAGAGGTTTCAAAGCGCATCTTCAATTATTTAAGTTGTTATCTATCTTAACGTTATAGGTTCGTATTCGTTTTAGAATCGAAGAATAACGATTGCTTACCGGTCTCTGTCTTCGTCTTTTTTCAAAGTGTAGTAGAGGTCCAGGAGGCGGCTGATTTCGCGCGCGAGTGATTTCTGATATTTGAGGAGCCGCCGAGACAGAGGGTCATCAGAGAGGGAGATTCTGCCTATATGGGAAAGATGCCGGCACAATAGCCGGGGGGGCAGGGATGAGAGGTTGAAGGGGAGGTCGGCCTCTTTGAAGGTTTTTTTCAGAGGGGAATTGCGGGGCAGTTTTTCGGAGAGAATATGGACGCGGGCTTCGATGTGCGAGAGGAACGCCGTGATAAGGCGTTGCTGACGCCAGACGGAGAAGGTGAGTTTTTTCGCGAGGAGCTCCTGGGCTTGAGAATTGGGGCAGAGATGGGACGTAATTACGGAATCATAGCGGTCATAGTCGGCAGGTGATTCGTTCAGATAGGGGCAGTTTACGATGAGGTCCCGGGCGAAGAAACCGTGGCGAATGGCGTTTCGGCTCGATTTTTTTTTGCCTTCCGGGGTTTTGGGACCGGTGGAACGGAGAGCGTTGCGCCGCAGGGCAGCGAGTTTTTTGGCGGACAGGGGCATAGAGTATACTCCTTTCTATATTATGGTTTGGCGGAAAATCAACGTCGAAGAGTTGGCGATTTTGCGGCGAGGTTCGGGGGCGGTATTGTCGGATCGGGAAATGAAAGGTGTTAGGAAAGGGTTTCAGAATTTATAACATTATTGCTGATGCAATAATGCTATAATCAAAACCGCAAGGGTTTGGACCCGCGAGAGGGCAACCTTTAAAGAGGCGTCAGTTCTCAGCCCGACAGGAGTCGGGCTTAGGAACTGACGCAACGTTTTGGGAAGGCAGAATGGCGGCTGCCGCGACTTTGAATTCGACAATGGGCGAACGCGCAGGTTCGCCGCTACGGAAGATTGTCAAAACCCCCGCTCGCGCCACGCATGCACACATGGCTCGGGGGGATTTTGACCTGCTCTGCTTCAGAAGGGCGGTAAGAAAGACTGTCAGGAGAGACTCCTGACGGCGCGGTAGAACCCGACCTACGGCTACCTTTTCGGCACATACCGCATGGCCATCGCCCCGGAACCGAATTCCAGCCGGCCCACGAGCTTTAAGTCGATATGTTTCGCAAGCCCCGCGAATATCGTCGGTCCATGGCCCACGAGTCTGGGATGCAGTATGAACTCATATTCATCGATCAATCCCAGTTCCGTCAACGATTGCGCGAGCTTTACGCCTCCCACGAATAGTCCCTTGCCCGGCTCCTGCTTGAGCTGCCGGACGGCTTTTCCCAGGTCTCCAGGCACGAGTTCCGCGTTCCAATCGACCCGATTCAGGGTGCTTGACACAACATACTTCTTCGCCGCGTCGATAGTCCGGGCAAAAGGCAGCATCCACTCTTCCATCCAATCCGGTCTTGCGCCTGTCTGCGCCGGCACCCGCCATGCTGCCTCCATCATTTCGTAAGTCACCCGGCCAAAGAGAAGCGCATCGGCCTGTTCGATGATTTCGGCCGCGTGTCGATGCAACTCTTCATCCGCGATGCCTTCGCGATGGTCGAAGCAGCCATCCAATGTGAGATTGATGGAATACCGTAGGGGTCGCATATTGTAAGAGTACCTCCTATGGGTCGTCTGGCACAGTCAGGCGCGTTAAGCTCTAACAGCCCCTATCGTGACTGTTCCTGTTCGTCTGTAATTGGCAATGATCACTCCGCTTGATGTCACCGTACTCTCCATTAGCGTGAATGCTGCCGGAACGGTGCCATTATCGAACAGCTTTTTTCCTTTACCAAGAGTCAACGGGAAAATTTTGAGCCAGAGTTCATCAACTAAATCATTTTTGAGTAGTGTCTGAATGAGCTTACCACTGCCCCAAACGTGAATGTCAGGACCTTGTGACTCTTTAAGTTTCTTGATATCGGCCACGCTTCTGATGAATACGGAATTCTTCCAACCTGATTTTTTCCTGGTCCGCGAGACAACGTATTTTGCGCCCTGATTTATGCGAGGCCAAATGTCAGCATGTTTGGGCCAATAGGGGGCCCAAATATCAAATGTCTTTCTGCCCAAGAGGTAATCCACAGGTTGCTGCATCTGTTTATGAACGAGCTTGCCGCCAACTTCGTCACCATACGATGTAGTCCAACCGCCATATTTGAAACGGCCTGATGTATCTTCCCTGGGTCCACCAGGGGACTGCATAACGCCATCCAAAGTAATCATTGATATAACGATTATTTTTCTCATAGCCTCGGCAAATACCTATTTAGTGATACGGATTGTTTATTGAAGAAGAGAGTCAATATTGATGCGACTGGCAATGACGAGGAAGATGAGCATGGCGCAACCATGATCCCGCCTTTGAGTCGGGACGACCTACGACCTGGTCCCCCGCCACGGCGGGCAGGCCGACCAAGTCGAGATTGACAGATTCCTATAAAAACCAAAATGGCTTGACTTAATAGATAGCAGACCTGCCGCAACGTGAAAGGATATGAATTATCCTTTATTGTCATTCCCGTGAAGACGCCTGCCCGCCGTGGCGGGGGAATCCAGAAACTGGTATCTTTATTCCGTCAGGTGGGACACCTGACGGCGCTTGAAAATAGAGATCGTCAAAACCCCAAGCCGCTTGACAGAATTTATAACATTATTGCTGATGCAATAATGCTATAATCAAAACCGCAAGGGTTTGGACCCGCGAGAGGGAAACCTTTAAATAGGCGTCAGTTCTCACCCCGACAGGAGTCGGGCTTAGGAACTGACGCAACGTTTTGGGAAGGCACAATGGCTGCTGCCGCGACCTTGAATTCGACAGTGGGCGAACGCGCG from Candidatus Zixiibacteriota bacterium includes:
- a CDS encoding SpoIIE family protein phosphatase is translated as MLKLVRKIGDRELSLELAAGRYIIGRSEECHLVIPDPSVSRQHAVIEILNGNSQFLLTDSNSHNGTFINSVKLTKPTAIKAGDRISFGAVDFTVQEAADVPHKTEDRGAGLSSGESNLQTSRVLPIDEALKPLPARIADAPEVMNTLIEMAKILVLPGPKEEILDHALELVARVFPAERYAILLKDGSDMGVCCASAMTVEGKNLCAFSLSKTLIHDIISNKNSVVVNDIQQAPRFAQQMSIVSLGMQSAAAVPLFDEGEILGVLYIDTRNPRHRYGEDTLRLLATFGNLIASRLLNYSLLEERQQRRLMEAELERASSIQSSLLPAKIPEIPGYDVCAYQKQSQLVGGDFYDVAALADGRTILMVGDVSGKGMGAALLMSDILGSFRVLYYDRQFELSRAVEIVSRELCKHSAEDHFATLFIGILDTERHTLEYINAGHNPPYFCRQNGERSPLHGTGIMMGAFDGVFWEQRTVALAPDDLLLIYTDGLTEAQRESEFYGEERLQKSLSNCHCLSAAEVIAAVRGNVEEFILDTPLTDDITLLVLRRRA
- a CDS encoding dihydrofolate reductase family protein; translated protein: MRPLRYSINLTLDGCFDHREGIADEELHRHAAEIIEQADALLFGRVTYEMMEAAWRVPAQTGARPDWMEEWMLPFARTIDAAKKYVVSSTLNRVDWNAELVPGDLGKAVRQLKQEPGKGLFVGGVKLAQSLTELGLIDEYEFILHPRLVGHGPTIFAGLAKHIDLKLVGRLEFGSGAMAMRYVPKR
- a CDS encoding dihydrofolate reductase family protein, with translation MRKIIVISMITLDGVMQSPGGPREDTSGRFKYGGWTTSYGDEVGGKLVHKQMQQPVDYLLGRKTFDIWAPYWPKHADIWPRINQGAKYVVSRTRKKSGWKNSVFIRSVADIKKLKESQGPDIHVWGSGKLIQTLLKNDLVDELWLKIFPLTLGKGKKLFDNGTVPAAFTLMESTVTSSGVIIANYRRTGTVTIGAVRA